In Chloroflexota bacterium, the DNA window CTTCTGGATCTCAAACTTGCGCTCGGCGGTCGGCTGGGCAGCCGGCGGCGCACTGGCCAGCGTCGGCGTGGTTACGGCCGCCGCGGCGGCAACGGGCGGCTTGGCAGCGCTCACCGCCGTCGCAGCGGCTGCCGCTCCCGGTTTCTCAGCCGGTTTCTCGGCCGGCTTCTCAGCCGGCTTCTCGGCCGGCTTCTCGGCCGGCTTGGCCGCTGGCTGCGCCGCCGGGGCCGAGGTTGCTGTCGCGGCGGGCGCAGCCGTCGGTGGCACGCTGGCGGGCGCAGCCGTCGGTGGCACGCTGGCGGGCGCAGCCGGCGCGCCGCCGCCGCATGCCACCAGGAACGCGGTGAGGACGATCAGAAGCGTGAGTCGCAAAATCTGCACGGCGAGACTCCAACGTCGGAACCGGTCTGCACGAGTAACTGCTGGAAGTTACTAACGCCGGTAACCGCGTGAAGAGTGACGACACCGCCGCGACGCCAGTTCCCAGAATTCTCGCGAAGAATCTCAATCTGTCAGCAAGCAAACATCTTGACGCGACACGTGGAGCGCATTCACTGAAAATGACGCGTTGCCGCATGAGATAGCAGCGTTCCCGCGGCCACACGCCCGACGCGGCGTTTGCGTTCGGGACGGGCAGGCGGCAAGCCCTCGCGCCACGGAACAGGCATCGCCTGACGGCCCAGCGCACCCCTTACCGTGGCAGCAGGCCAGACGCCCGCAGGCGCTCCGCGATCACCCGCGCCGCGACCTCGTGGCCGCCGGCGTTCCAGTGCTTGTCAAAATCGTAGTAGTACGGCCCGCCGCCCTTCGCCGTCTCGTCCTGGAACGGTGGCAGCAGGTCGATGTACGGCGTCTGGAGCCGATCCGTGATCTGGCCCAGGATATCCGTCGGGGCGCTGATCTGCAGCCGGCCGCTGTCGAGACGCGCGCTAGCGACCTCGCGCGCCCACTCGCTCGGGACCAGCGTCCGCCACTCCGGCGCCCCGGCGATGACCATCGGCGCGCCCAGCTTCGTGGACTGCTCCTTGATCTTGCCGAGCAGCACCTCGCTGATCTTCCACGCTCGCTCCCACTCGTCGTCGGGCTGCGTGTCGTAGAGGCCGCGCAGAGGCGTCCGCAGGCCGCCAATCGCTTCGAGCTTCTCGCGCGGGTAGTTCTGCTCCAGCTTGTTGAACACGCCCGTCTCGATGACGTTGTAGAGCATGCAGCAGCCGCGCATCGTCTGCGTGAGGCCGCCGGGCGGGTTCGGCGGCGGTCCAGGGTACATCCGGAGATTGCCCTGCCGGTCCACGTCCCAGTACGGCTTCAGCGCCAGCTTCAGATTGTTGTCCCAGAGCTCCAGACGGTAATTGTTGTTCGTCACATCGTTGCCGACGAAGAAGAGCACCAGGACCAGATCGGGCTGGTACTTGTAGACCTCCTGCTCCAGCAGCAGCATCTCCTGGCCGGTGCCGTAGGCCGCGACCCCAGCGTTGATGACCTCGAACTTCTGGCCCGGGCCGGCCCCCTGGTTCAGGCGCCCTTCGAGCTGCTCGGCCACGCCCTCCCACTGCTCGACCTGCACCGCCTCCACGAACGAGTCACCCAGGAAGACGATCCGGAACGTGCCCGCCGGCTTCTCGTAGCTGGCGCGGCGGTCGCGCAGGCCCATCGGGTTGATCTTGACGTGCGTCGTGAACTCCTTCGCCTTGATCCAGCCGGCGAAGTTCGGCACGTGGAA includes these proteins:
- a CDS encoding SGNH/GDSL hydrolase family protein; protein product: MTVDAEAAGRATSAAPTARTAKGTRRLNWKAVLGRLLAVVLGIVLPLLLLEASLRLFGPWVPGNYDTGAYLVRDQALGHFHVPNFAGWIKAKEFTTHVKINPMGLRDRRASYEKPAGTFRIVFLGDSFVEAVQVEQWEGVAEQLEGRLNQGAGPGQKFEVINAGVAAYGTGQEMLLLEQEVYKYQPDLVLVLFFVGNDVTNNNYRLELWDNNLKLALKPYWDVDRQGNLRMYPGPPPNPPGGLTQTMRGCCMLYNVIETGVFNKLEQNYPREKLEAIGGLRTPLRGLYDTQPDDEWERAWKISEVLLGKIKEQSTKLGAPMVIAGAPEWRTLVPSEWAREVASARLDSGRLQISAPTDILGQITDRLQTPYIDLLPPFQDETAKGGGPYYYDFDKHWNAGGHEVAARVIAERLRASGLLPR